The genomic stretch CCGAACAGCTCCTGCCGCATGACCAACTTTGTGACCATCAATCTCGAGGATCTCAAGGTCACCCCCTACGGCGAGGAGCGGGAGTTCGCCTTCAAGCTGCCAGGCTCGAAGAAAACCGTGCGCTTCGGATATCTCGATGGCCACAAGGAAAAGCGTCTGGCCAGCCTGCGCGAGCCCAACATCACCTCGGCCATGCTCATCCGCGTCCTCGACATCGACGGCAAGGCTCCCTCCAAGAAGAGCCTGGCGGAAATGTCGATGCGCGACCGCAACGCGCTGCGGCAGGAGATGTCGCGGGTCGACGCGGGAATCGACACCTCGGTCGAAACCGAATGCGATGGCTGCGGCACCAAGATCCGCACCCGTCTGGAGGCCGAACCGGCTTTTTTGTTCCCCGGAGTTCGCTTGTAAGCGACGCATTCTTTCTCGCTTACGGCGGACTGCACTGGGGCTGGTCGGAAACCCGCTCGCTGCCGCTCAGGGTCCGGCGTCAGTTCGTCGAGGCCCTCGAGCGGCAACTTGATTTTGAACGTGAGCAAACGGAACGGCGATAGATGAACGGCGATCTCGGACTGGGCATAGTGGTATCGATGAAGGATGCGTTCTCGCAGAACGCGCAGCGCATCCGTGGTTCCATGATGGACCTCGATTCCACCGTGGCCGATGCCAGCGAGCGGATGACCCGCAACATGGACCGCATCCAGCAAGGCACCATGATGCTGGGGGCGGGTTTGGCCCTGATGGCCGCGCCCGCAGTTCTAGTCGCCTCCACCGCCGCGACCCAAAAGGCCCTTGGCGAGCTGGCGTCCCTCGGCGTGCAGGACCTCCGGGCCATCGAGGACGCCGCCGAATCCTTCACCAACCAGTGGTCCGGTGCCGACAAGGCCGCTTTCATCACCGCCACCTATGACGTGAAATCGGCACTGTCCAACCTGAGCGACGAGGCCGTGGGTGTTTTCACCTCCATGGCCGCAATGACCGCAAAGGCAACCAAGGCCACCACCCAGGAAATGGTCGGCACCTTCACCACGGCCTACGGGATATTCAAGCCCATCATGGCCGACATGAACGACATGGAATGGGCGACCGCCTTTTCCGGAGCCATGGCGCAGACCGTGGCCTCGTTCAAGACCAACGGCACCCAGATGGCCGACGCCATCAAGAACATCGGCGCGGTGGCGGCTGCGAGCAACATTCCGCTGAACGAGCAGCTCGCCGTGCTTGGCCAGCTTCAGACCACCATGCCCGGCTCCGAGGCGGGCACGCTGTACAAGGCGTTCATCATGAAGGCGGCCGAGGCCGGGGACGAGCTGGGGCTGTCCTTCACCGACACCAGCGGCCGTCTCAAGGGCGTGGTTCCCATCCTGCAGGAGATCAAGCGCCAGTTCCCCGACCTCTCCAACGCCGCCGCCCAAGTGAAGCTGAAGAAGGCCTTCGGCTCCGACGAGGCGGTCAAGTTCCTGCTACAGATGTCGGCGGGCATGGAGAGCCTCGAAGGCAATATCCAGTCGGTGGGCCGAGCCATGAAGACCGGCACGGCGGTCACCGAACAGATGGCCGACGCCATGAACCAGGACATCGGAGCCCGGTTCCTGCTTCTGCGCCAGCAGATGGCCAACCTCAGCGAAATCCTGGGTCGCACCTTGTTGCCGGTGGTCACGCCGGTGATCAACGGCGTCTCCCGCGTCATTCTGTTCCTGCAGCGCATGGCCAAATCGATGCCGGGCGTGACCCGGGTGGTCCTTGGACTATCCATGGCCCTCGGCACCATTCTGGTCGTGGCCGGAGCCGTCACCGCCGCCGTGGGCATGGTGGGACTCATGCTGCCCGCCATCAAGGCCGGGTTCGTGGCCATCAGCGCCGCGCTCGCCGGGGTGGGTTCGGCGGTTGCGACCTATTTTTTGCCCGTCACCGCGATCATCGCGGGCGTGATCTTGTCGGTATATCTGCTCAAACGTGCCTGGGAAACCAACTTCGGCGGCATTCAGGAAATCATCACCGGGGCCTGGAACAAGGTCTCGCTGGTCTTCCAGGGGATCAGAGAGCTGGTGGGTTCGCTCAGCGGCGGCGTCGGGCAGATGTCGGCCGAACTGGCCCAGAAGCTCGAATCCGCCGGGCTGTTGGGCTTCGTGGTCACCGTTTTCAAGGCCTATTACCGGGTTCGTGAGGCCATGGCCGGATTGTGGGGCGCTTTTTCCCATGCCTTTGACCGCATCCGCGCCATCCTCGAACCCACCGTCCGCACCCTGATGAGTGCCTATGCGGCGCTGGCCAGCGCAGTCTTTTCGGTGGTGGAGATCTTCGGCGTGGCCGCCAGCGCCACCGATGGGTCGTCCTGGCGCACCTTCGGCACGGTTATCGGCATCGTCGCCGGTGTGCTTCTGCAGGGGTTGGCGTTCGCGCTGAAGATCGTGGCCTGGAACCTGTCGCTCATCGTGCGAGCCCTGGCGGTGGTGGTGCGCAGCGTGGGCTGGGTCGGCAAGGCCATCGTCGGATCACTGATCGGAGCGACCAAGTTCATCTACAAGTTCCTGTTGCCTGTGCGCATGATCGGCGAGGCCTTCATGGCCGCCGGGAAGATCGTCTATGCGGTCTGGCAGGTGCTGAGCGGCGACATCTCCCTGCTGGACGGTCTCAAGGCCATCGGCGGCGCGGTCTACGATTTTCTTGCCACCCCGTTCCGCTGGGCGCGGGATGTGGTGGTCGGGGTCTGGAATTTCATTTCCGGGATATTCACCTCCATCGGACGCCTGGTGGCCGACGCCGCTGGACAGATCGGCCAGGCGATTCTGAATCTGCCGATTATCAGCACCCTGCGTGAGCTGTTTGCCACCGTGCGCTCCTTCTTCGCCGGGGACACCACCTTCTTCGAGGCGGGCAAAAAGCTGCTGATCACCCTGGGCGAAGGGATCTGGTCGGCGGTGACCTATCCCTTCACCATGCTCAAGAACGCCCTGGGCAAGCTGCGCAATCTGCTGCCGTTCTCCGATGCCCGCGAGGGACCACTCGCCAGCCTGACCGCCTCCGGTTCCGCGCTGCTCAAGACCCTTGCCGACGGCATGAGCCTTACCCAGTCGCTGCCCGCGAAAGTGTTCGGCTTCGCCACTCGCGGGATTCTCACAGCCGCTGCGGGAGCCTGGCAGCAGATCAAGACGGCGGGCGGCAACCTCATGGACGCCGCCTCGGCTCCCTTCCGCATGGCTGGAAAACTCTGGGATGGGTTGACCTCCGGGGCTCAAACCGTCGCGGCCAAGGCCGGTGCCATCTTCGGCGGTCTCAAACAATCCCTGTTTGGCGACACGCCCGTATTGGCGCTCAAACCGCCCCAGGTCAATGCTTGGGACGCGCTGGCCACGGGAGCCGTCAATCTCCGCAACCGGATCGTTGCCACGCTGTCGGCCGTCCCCGGCGCTGTCGGTCGAATCTTTGCCAACGCCGGTGCCGAGGGGCAAACCCTCTGGCAGAGGCTTTCCAGTGGCGCGAGCGCGGGCATTCAGGCGATCAAGGATCGCAGTGCCGGGATCGCCAACGGTTTGCTCTCATCCGCTCGCGCCATGCTGGGAGTCCAGACCCCGATTCTGCAGGTGGCCGAGCAGAAGCAACCGCTCGAGACCGTGCAGCCCGCTGAATCGATTGGGCAACGCATCATCGAAAGCGTGCTGAGTCTCGTGCCGCGTCTGGACGAGCGCCTGGTGCTCAAGGCCCTGAGCGCCATGCTGATGCTCCAGCCGGTCATGGCCACTGCCGCGCCGCCTCCGCAACCGATGAACGGCCTCGTGCAGACCGTCGCGGCGGCCGTCGAGCCGGTAAGTAAGAGCTATATCCAGCCGTTCGCGGTGGAACCGGCACTGGAAAACGGAGATGCCTCTCTGGCTCCGGCCGGGATCGAGCGGCCCAAGACAACCGCGCCGACTCCGATAGCGAAGCCCTTGCAATCGGGACTCGCCGAGACAGTGCCTTCCGAGCGGTTGATCGCTCCGGCTCGCACCGCTCCCGCGACACCCATGCACGGAGAGGACGCCGGTCCGGGGCTGCGCGAACTGCTGGAATCGCTGCTCTCGCGCCTCAATGGCTTGGCCGACCGACCGGTGGAACTGAGCGTGACCACCAACATCGATGGCCGGAAGGTGGCCGAGGCCGTCTACAAGGATCTTCGGGAGCGGAAGATCAGAAACTACGAAACCCTTTGAGAGAACCGATGAAACGCATCTTTGTCTGCAGCCCGTTCGCGGGCGACATAGCCCGAAACGTCAGGGTCGCCGAGGCGCTTTGCCGTCGGGTCATGAGAAGCGGTCACGCGCCGTTCGCGCCGCATCTGCTGTATCCGACCTTCACCGACGACAGCGTTCCCGAGCAGCGGGAGACGGGCATCGCCTGCGGCCTGGCCTACATGGAATGTTGCGACGAGGTGTGGGCGTTTACCGGCAAGGGCATTTCCAACGGCATGCGGCGGGAACTGGACCGGGCCGGACAACTGGGCAAGCCGATCCTCGAGATCGCCGAGGTGTAAGCAATGGCCTGGGATCAACAGCCCATCAAGGGATATCTGGTGGACGCCGACACGGGGGAGCGGCTCGAATTCCAGTACAACCCCAACTCCATCAGCGACGAGAAGTCGACCGACTACGCGACGATCAAGATCCCCGGCATGAGCCATCCCCGCTACCAGTACGTCGCCGGGGAACCGCGCCGGATCGCCTTCAAGGTCGAGCTGTTCAAGGGGCCGGTCAAACAGAAGGTCGACTGGCTCCGCTCGCTGCAATATCCGGAACACGCCGGAACCATGCTCAAGAACGCGCCGCACCGTGTGCTGCTCATCTTCGGCGATCTCTACCCCGGCGTGACCTGCATCGTCCGGCAGGTGAAGGCGCGGTTCTTCGGCCTGTTCGACCGGGACAACCTGCTGCCGCAACGGGCCGAGGTGGACATCGTCCTCGAAGAATATGTGGACCGTTCCATCAACTGGTCGGAGGTACGTTCATGATTGGTCGCGATTCCCGCTACGCCCACAGCATTCTCTACCGGGACAGCGACGGCACCTCCGTCGGCATGCGCCAGCGCATCGACACCACCCCCAGACACGACGACCGCCTGCACACCGTGGTCGAAGGCGACCGTCTGGATCTGCTCGCGCACCGCTATCTGGGTGACGCCCGGCTCTGGTGGATCATCTGCGACTACAACGACCTCTTTTTCCCGTTGGCGCTCGAGCCGGGTCTGGCGCTGCGCATTCCCTCCCGCGAACACGTCCAGATGCGCCTGCTCGACTGAAGCGTCCGACACCTCGCCATGCCTTCCGGTAAGTAAGCAGGGAACTGCGAACCGCCGGAGATACGCATGGATCTGGATACCTTCAAACCGACATTTCTGATTCAGATCGAGGGGCAAGACCTCTCGAAGGACATCACCCAGGAAATCACCTCGTTCGTCTTCACCGACAACGAGGAGGAGCTGGATGTCCTCGAACTGTCGGTGACCGACCACAACCTGCAGTTCGTCGACGATCCGCTGTTCCAGGAAGGCAACGAGATCGTGGCCCGCTTCGGCTACGTGGGGAACCTCTCTCCGCGCAAGAAGGCGGTCATCAAGGACATCGATTACGACTTCCCGGAAAACGGCGATCCGACCATCCGCATCAAGGCCTACGACAAGGGCTTCAAGCTCGCGGGCAAGGAGAACCAAAAAGTCTGGCAGAAACCCGCTCCCGGCATCCTTTATTCGGAAATCGCCGAACAGATCGCCGCCGCCAACGGCCTCACCCCGGTGGTCACGGCCACCAAGGGGACCCATCTCCGCGTCACCCAAAGCAACATCTCGGATGCCCAGTTCCTCAAGGAGCTGGCGGAAAAGGCCCGCGACCGCGATGGCGACGGCGTGAGCGGCTATGTCTTCTACATCCAGGACGACGAACTCCATTTCCATCCCCGCGAGCTCGATCAGACGCCGCTTCTGACCCTCGAATATTTCACCGACACCAAGGGCCTGCTGCGCTCGTTCCGCCCCAGCACCCAATCCCAGGGAGCCAAGGGCGCGGGTGTCGAGACCAAGACGGTCGGCATCGATCCGCGCAAGAAGGACGTGGTCGAGCACAAGGCCAACAACGCCACCACGCCCGAGCGGACGGCCCTGGGCAAGCAGACCTATCTGGTCGACGGCAACACCGGCGAAGGCAGCTTCAAGGAACAGGAGACGGGGCAGATCGTGCCCAGCTTCGACCGTTCCGAAGGTTTTCACGAAGAGCCGCGCCAGGAGCCCGCCCAGGACAGCGCCGAGGGCAAATTCCGCGAGGCCGAGCTGCGCCAGGTCGAGGCGGATGCCGCCACCATCGGCATTCCCCAGCTACGCGCCAAGAAGAACGTCGAGATCAAGGGCGTGGGACGGAAGTTTTCCGGCATCTACTACTGCCACTCGGTGCGCCACAGCATCAGCGGCGCTGGCTACC from Pseudodesulfovibrio profundus encodes the following:
- a CDS encoding LysM peptidoglycan-binding domain-containing protein — translated: MIGRDSRYAHSILYRDSDGTSVGMRQRIDTTPRHDDRLHTVVEGDRLDLLAHRYLGDARLWWIICDYNDLFFPLALEPGLALRIPSREHVQMRLLD
- a CDS encoding phage late control D family protein codes for the protein MDLDTFKPTFLIQIEGQDLSKDITQEITSFVFTDNEEELDVLELSVTDHNLQFVDDPLFQEGNEIVARFGYVGNLSPRKKAVIKDIDYDFPENGDPTIRIKAYDKGFKLAGKENQKVWQKPAPGILYSEIAEQIAAANGLTPVVTATKGTHLRVTQSNISDAQFLKELAEKARDRDGDGVSGYVFYIQDDELHFHPRELDQTPLLTLEYFTDTKGLLRSFRPSTQSQGAKGAGVETKTVGIDPRKKDVVEHKANNATTPERTALGKQTYLVDGNTGEGSFKEQETGQIVPSFDRSEGFHEEPRQEPAQDSAEGKFREAELRQVEADAATIGIPQLRAKKNVEIKGVGRKFSGIYYCHSVRHSISGAGYLCELKLKKNALGKGAGDKSAESQGKPNDKEAPPTPQNEPPAMVTIDADSGAVTQGGGNG
- a CDS encoding CIS tube protein, producing MAWDQQPIKGYLVDADTGERLEFQYNPNSISDEKSTDYATIKIPGMSHPRYQYVAGEPRRIAFKVELFKGPVKQKVDWLRSLQYPEHAGTMLKNAPHRVLLIFGDLYPGVTCIVRQVKARFFGLFDRDNLLPQRAEVDIVLEEYVDRSINWSEVRS
- a CDS encoding DUF7768 domain-containing protein, yielding MKRIFVCSPFAGDIARNVRVAEALCRRVMRSGHAPFAPHLLYPTFTDDSVPEQRETGIACGLAYMECCDEVWAFTGKGISNGMRRELDRAGQLGKPILEIAEV
- a CDS encoding T4 family baseplate hub assembly chaperone, producing the protein MYSFELPSGIELELREMTGAEEELLTNQRLIRSGEAINQVLRNCFVKLGDKTDPDIGEVMNLLSGDRLFALVRLRQISLGDEVELELSCPNSSCRMTNFVTINLEDLKVTPYGEEREFAFKLPGSKKTVRFGYLDGHKEKRLASLREPNITSAMLIRVLDIDGKAPSKKSLAEMSMRDRNALRQEMSRVDAGIDTSVETECDGCGTKIRTRLEAEPAFLFPGVRL